From one Candidatus Eisenbacteria bacterium genomic stretch:
- a CDS encoding BamA/TamA family outer membrane protein: MSAAYAVGYDARKFHFGGSDSVTLRMGRIAAVLLMGLFFVMAATAQESPGEGAPEDGADPAAGGTAAIEGPPGAWDFSIFPGFFVTPETGFGGGGGLIINRLQSENSPEMRQSAIAFATFYTEKRQSIVSMAPDLYFNGDNWNLSAEVSYMNFPNTLFGIGNDTPEDSEEDYTLESSSLGVRVLRRTLRSLYLGASYAVERGHILKKESGRLLDNENLPGFNGGLRSGAGLIVSWDSRNNTFYPTKGSWYLFGGEVYGGGLGSDFTYETIQVNLRRYITLRPAHILAGQVLITTAHGEVPFYRLPHLGEHLRGYYAGRYQDNAMAVAQVEYRFPVVSRFSGAVFAGAGDVSDGLEAYRLRDLKYAAGLGARYAMNEAEKINLRLDFGYGRHGGEMYIAFLEAF, encoded by the coding sequence TTGTCCGCTGCATACGCCGTGGGGTATGATGCGCGAAAGTTTCACTTTGGGGGCTCGGATAGTGTGACATTGCGGATGGGAAGGATCGCTGCCGTATTACTGATGGGGCTGTTTTTTGTCATGGCGGCCACCGCACAAGAGTCCCCCGGGGAAGGAGCGCCGGAGGATGGCGCTGATCCGGCCGCTGGTGGAACCGCCGCCATCGAGGGACCGCCCGGCGCATGGGATTTCAGTATTTTTCCGGGTTTCTTTGTGACGCCGGAGACCGGATTCGGCGGCGGCGGGGGTCTCATCATCAACCGCCTGCAGAGTGAGAATTCGCCGGAGATGCGCCAATCGGCGATAGCCTTTGCGACGTTTTATACTGAAAAGAGGCAATCGATTGTCAGTATGGCCCCGGATCTCTATTTTAATGGCGACAATTGGAATCTGAGCGCCGAAGTCAGCTATATGAATTTCCCGAACACCCTCTTCGGGATCGGCAATGATACCCCGGAGGATTCCGAGGAAGATTATACGTTGGAGAGTTCGTCATTGGGGGTAAGAGTCCTTCGCAGGACCCTGCGCTCTTTGTACCTCGGGGCCTCGTATGCCGTGGAAAGAGGTCACATTCTCAAGAAGGAATCCGGGAGGCTTCTGGATAATGAAAATTTGCCGGGATTCAACGGCGGCCTCCGGTCCGGTGCAGGTCTTATCGTCTCTTGGGACAGCCGGAACAACACCTTTTACCCTACGAAGGGCAGCTGGTATCTCTTTGGAGGCGAAGTTTATGGCGGCGGTTTGGGCAGCGATTTCACCTATGAAACAATTCAGGTGAACCTCCGCCGGTATATAACATTGCGCCCGGCCCATATCTTAGCAGGACAAGTCCTGATCACCACCGCGCACGGAGAGGTCCCTTTCTACCGCCTGCCGCATCTCGGCGAACATCTGCGAGGCTACTATGCGGGAAGATATCAGGACAACGCCATGGCTGTAGCACAGGTGGAATACCGGTTCCCGGTTGTGAGTCGGTTTTCCGGCGCCGTTTTTGCGGGCGCCGGCGATGTGTCCGATGGATTGGAAGCCTATCGCCTCAGAGATTTGAAATATGCGGCAGGTCTGGGCGCGCGTTATGCCATGAATGAGGCCGAGAAAATCAATCTGAGGCTGGATTTCGGATACGGCAGGCATGGCGGTGAGATGTACATCGCGTTTTTGGAGGCTTTTTAA
- the hemA gene encoding glutamyl-tRNA reductase has protein sequence MERESYLQMWGIDHRNAPTEVREKVHIDPGKVKLMLKYLEEQEGFISAIPISTCNRTEIYLEASEGFQTRDALLQALTHAGIDGSLFEKEFASHKSDLEAVRHIYRVTSGLESMMLGESQIGGQVKDAYRLAKEYHKLGPIMMRTFQCAFRACKQVRSQTEISTGAISVAFAAVELARKFFDNLAENRALLVGAGETGSLAARHFLQHGIGWLTVINRSPEKAKALAEELNDGNGGLVRTRPWEELAAALADVDVVLTTTGALEPIILPGMVRSALPHRKGKPLFILDIAVPRDVHDDVAGLRGVYLFGLGDLEEIVQFNLAARRKELPKADKIIEKELETFQEWIKDMGMRPTVTEFRAFLEELREKEVNRVRKKVSEETASAVENSLQTFIKTLMRKPVVRLKSAGSQEERSQDINSLRRLFELDDEEEDSL, from the coding sequence ATGGAAAGAGAATCCTACCTGCAGATGTGGGGAATCGATCACCGGAACGCGCCGACCGAAGTGCGCGAGAAGGTGCATATCGATCCCGGCAAAGTGAAGCTGATGCTTAAGTATTTAGAGGAACAGGAAGGTTTTATATCCGCGATTCCAATCAGCACCTGCAACCGCACTGAGATCTACCTCGAGGCCTCGGAAGGATTCCAAACCCGCGACGCATTGCTTCAGGCCTTAACGCATGCCGGAATCGATGGATCCCTGTTCGAGAAAGAGTTCGCCTCGCACAAAAGCGATCTTGAGGCGGTGCGGCATATCTACCGGGTCACTTCCGGCCTGGAAAGCATGATGCTGGGCGAATCCCAGATCGGGGGGCAGGTCAAAGACGCCTATCGGTTGGCGAAGGAGTATCACAAACTCGGGCCGATCATGATGCGAACCTTCCAATGCGCCTTCCGCGCCTGCAAACAGGTTCGCAGTCAGACAGAGATCAGTACCGGGGCCATCAGCGTCGCCTTTGCGGCGGTCGAATTGGCGCGGAAGTTCTTTGACAATCTCGCGGAGAACCGCGCCTTGCTCGTCGGCGCCGGTGAAACCGGTTCGCTGGCGGCCCGGCACTTCCTGCAGCACGGCATCGGATGGCTGACGGTGATCAACCGGAGCCCGGAGAAAGCCAAGGCGCTGGCGGAAGAATTGAACGACGGAAACGGCGGTCTTGTGCGGACGCGGCCGTGGGAGGAGTTGGCGGCGGCCCTCGCCGATGTCGATGTTGTCTTGACGACGACAGGGGCTCTCGAGCCGATCATTCTTCCGGGTATGGTCCGCTCGGCCTTGCCGCATCGAAAGGGGAAGCCGCTATTTATACTGGATATCGCCGTTCCCCGTGATGTGCACGACGATGTGGCCGGCTTGCGCGGTGTCTACCTGTTCGGCTTGGGCGATCTTGAAGAAATTGTACAATTCAACCTTGCGGCCCGCCGCAAGGAGCTTCCCAAGGCCGACAAAATCATCGAGAAGGAGCTTGAGACTTTCCAGGAGTGGATCAAGGATATGGGCATGCGGCCCACGGTGACGGAGTTTAGGGCCTTTCTCGAAGAATTGCGGGAAAAGGAAGTCAACCGGGTCCGCAAAAAGGTCTCCGAAGAAACCGCTTCGGCTGTTGAAAACAGCCTTCAAACCTTTATCAAAACCCTCATGCGAAAGCCCGTGGTCAGATTGAAAAGCGCGGGATCCCAGGAAGAACGCAGCCAGGATATCAACAGCTTGAGACGCCTTTTTGAATTGGATGATGAAGAAGAAGATTCATTGTAG
- a CDS encoding insulinase family protein, producing the protein MADLSQCPKPALAAGDELHGFKIRKVSPLPELRATAYEAVHHKTGAKVLHLHCDDAENLYAITFRTPPADSTGVAHILEHSVLAGSKNYPVKDAFNHLSRSSLNTFINAFTAPDFTCYPICSQVRADFYNLASVYTDLVLRPRLERNTFLREGHHLELNEKGDLAITGIVYNEMKGAYSTPERISHSATLQGLFPDTPYGVESGGRPDCIPDLTYENFCSFHKQYYSPSNARFFLYGNIPTRDHLEFLAGQLRDFDPVDVDSSVKDQPRWSAPRNVTRPFPVGAEDSLEKKSTVNVAWLTAPASDLKERLTLEILEQALMGNAAAPLRKAMIDSGLGEDLSPASGLITWYKELPFIVGLRGTDPAEAEQIERLALTTLEKIAAEGISHGLLEAAFHQVEFGGLEITRSPYPFSITLLFRGLNTWLHDNDPLIPLSFGAHISALRGKWEADPDHFRKAVKRWLVDNPHRLRAMAEPSRSLASEQEEKLNRELAERKGKMTAGELEKIREAAEALLEDQRVEDSPEALATLPRLRVEDIPKKVETIPTVERSINGIRVLEHHLFSNSIVYLDVVFDISDIPEDLQIYLPLLGAASTGMGAAGMNYETFATRKALVTGGVTADCLAGTRLGDQTPVESFVLRAKALERNIPAMVDIIRDILISGDLEDAARLKDIVSQERNQLRAAVAPQGHIFSWRTAAAGLSREGRRDEQWHGAVQLRHLGGLVQSYDEQKGDIREKLSRLRKWVFQSNRMMINLTGDGSCLAAVSKAVDAMIAAMPAGDRAGDAAGPAMSPQLKPARPGVAIPGEVCYVSRVIDVPRYTDKTAPALWVLASHLRTGFLYKKIRVEGGAYGGLSVYDPLKGQFVMLSYRDPNLEKTIDVYDASIKAFLEEDMTPESLSTTIIGAIGRLDRPMDPAAKGMEALLRLQLGLGDADRQSFRDNVLRTDLETLRGGAVQCLVEGMKTAPEAVYAPRERIEEANRSLSRPFEIMTIE; encoded by the coding sequence ATGGCGGATTTGTCACAATGTCCCAAGCCGGCGCTCGCCGCCGGAGATGAACTGCATGGATTCAAGATCAGGAAGGTTTCGCCCTTGCCGGAATTGCGGGCGACGGCCTATGAGGCTGTGCATCACAAGACGGGCGCCAAGGTGCTGCATCTACACTGCGATGATGCCGAGAATCTCTATGCCATTACCTTCCGAACGCCGCCGGCCGATTCCACCGGAGTGGCTCATATCCTGGAACACTCGGTTCTCGCGGGCTCAAAAAACTATCCCGTCAAAGATGCCTTCAATCACCTTTCCCGAAGTTCTCTCAATACATTTATCAATGCCTTCACCGCTCCCGATTTTACCTGCTATCCGATTTGCAGCCAGGTCCGGGCCGACTTTTACAATTTGGCTTCGGTCTATACCGATCTCGTTCTCCGGCCCCGGCTCGAGCGCAATACCTTTCTGCGCGAAGGGCATCACCTCGAGTTAAACGAGAAGGGCGACCTGGCCATCACAGGGATTGTCTACAATGAGATGAAGGGGGCCTATTCAACGCCGGAGAGAATTTCCCACAGCGCCACCCTGCAGGGTCTCTTCCCGGACACACCTTATGGCGTCGAATCGGGGGGGCGTCCCGATTGCATTCCGGATCTCACCTACGAAAACTTCTGTTCCTTCCATAAGCAGTACTATTCACCCTCCAACGCCCGCTTCTTCCTCTACGGGAATATTCCAACGCGGGATCACTTGGAATTTCTCGCGGGGCAGCTGCGGGATTTTGATCCCGTCGACGTTGATTCCTCCGTGAAGGATCAGCCCCGCTGGTCAGCTCCCCGGAACGTTACCCGGCCGTTCCCGGTCGGCGCGGAAGATTCGCTCGAGAAGAAATCCACCGTCAATGTGGCCTGGCTGACCGCGCCGGCCTCGGATTTGAAAGAACGGTTGACGCTCGAGATCCTGGAGCAGGCGCTCATGGGGAACGCGGCCGCGCCCTTGAGAAAGGCGATGATCGATTCCGGATTGGGCGAGGATCTATCTCCCGCCAGCGGCTTGATTACCTGGTACAAGGAATTGCCCTTTATCGTCGGCCTGAGGGGAACAGATCCGGCAGAGGCGGAGCAGATTGAGCGGCTGGCGTTGACAACCCTGGAGAAGATCGCCGCTGAGGGGATTTCACACGGTCTGCTCGAGGCGGCTTTCCACCAGGTGGAGTTCGGCGGACTGGAGATTACGCGCAGCCCTTATCCCTTCTCGATCACCTTGCTGTTTCGCGGCCTGAACACATGGCTTCACGACAATGATCCCTTGATCCCCCTCTCATTCGGGGCTCACATTTCCGCGTTGCGCGGGAAGTGGGAAGCCGATCCTGATCATTTCCGCAAGGCGGTTAAAAGATGGCTGGTCGACAATCCCCATCGTCTGCGCGCCATGGCTGAACCGAGCCGGTCATTGGCATCGGAACAGGAAGAAAAGTTAAACCGGGAATTGGCGGAACGAAAAGGAAAGATGACAGCGGGAGAGCTGGAAAAGATCCGCGAAGCCGCCGAGGCGCTCTTGGAGGATCAGCGGGTTGAGGATTCGCCGGAGGCTCTGGCGACTCTTCCCCGGCTCCGGGTGGAAGATATCCCCAAAAAAGTGGAGACGATTCCGACGGTGGAGCGATCCATCAACGGCATAAGGGTTCTGGAGCATCATCTTTTCTCCAACTCGATTGTCTATCTCGATGTGGTCTTTGATATTTCCGACATCCCCGAGGATCTTCAGATCTATCTGCCCTTGCTGGGGGCGGCATCAACCGGAATGGGCGCCGCGGGTATGAACTATGAGACATTCGCGACACGTAAGGCCTTGGTCACCGGCGGTGTCACGGCGGACTGCTTGGCCGGAACAAGGCTCGGGGATCAAACGCCGGTGGAATCGTTTGTTCTCCGGGCCAAGGCCTTGGAGCGGAATATCCCGGCGATGGTGGATATTATCCGGGATATACTTATCAGCGGGGATTTGGAAGATGCGGCCCGGCTGAAGGATATTGTCTCCCAAGAGCGGAACCAGCTGCGGGCCGCTGTCGCGCCCCAAGGACATATTTTCAGCTGGCGGACGGCGGCGGCGGGATTATCCCGCGAGGGCCGGCGCGATGAGCAATGGCACGGCGCTGTTCAACTGCGCCATCTGGGCGGGCTGGTTCAGTCGTATGATGAACAAAAGGGAGACATTCGCGAGAAACTATCCCGCTTGAGAAAATGGGTGTTCCAAAGCAATCGAATGATGATCAACCTCACGGGTGATGGATCCTGCCTTGCGGCGGTGTCCAAGGCCGTGGATGCGATGATCGCCGCCATGCCGGCTGGTGATCGCGCCGGCGACGCCGCAGGCCCGGCGATGTCACCTCAATTGAAACCGGCCCGTCCGGGAGTGGCGATCCCCGGAGAGGTTTGTTATGTCTCGCGTGTTATTGATGTTCCACGATATACCGATAAGACCGCTCCGGCGCTATGGGTTCTGGCCTCTCATCTCCGAACCGGTTTTTTGTACAAGAAGATTCGTGTTGAGGGCGGGGCCTATGGCGGCCTTAGCGTCTATGATCCCCTCAAAGGCCAATTCGTCATGCTCTCTTACCGGGATCCGAATCTCGAAAAGACGATCGATGTCTACGATGCGTCGATCAAAGCCTTCCTGGAAGAGGACATGACACCCGAGTCCCTCAGCACCACGATCATCGGCGCGATCGGACGCTTGGACCGGCCCATGGATCCCGCGGCGAAGGGGATGGAGGCGCTGCTGCGACTGCAGTTGGGTCTCGGTGATGCAGATCGCCAATCCTTCCGCGACAACGTGCTGCGTACCGATCTTGAAACCTTGCGCGGCGGCGCCGTGCAGTGCTTGGTCGAGGGGATGAAGACGGCGCCCGAAGCCGTCTATGCGCCGCGCGAGCGGATTGAGGAAGCGAATCGCAGCCTGAGCCGCCCCTTCGAGATCATGACGATCGAATAG
- the ccsA gene encoding cytochrome c biogenesis protein CcsA, which produces MPILLSLTRVLLPISYLVLWASYLWDFCRNEPVPLRWRRGLSGATILIHLAAIINRTMVYHRIPMGTPLEFCSLLALSILVIYIIIEERLKVRETGILILGLAFLLEFISSAFMYGQSPINPLLRKPGFVGHVILVLLSYTALCIGFLYAVLYLVQARQLASRNFGLLFRRLPPLEKLERMSMGAYKLGVPLLFGSLILGYLWMHSISGQVDKETASTISAMDPKIIGSWLVFICYSVCLIGYQFLGWRGRRMNIFTIAAFLIMVFVIALIHHFFPSFHNFRFRG; this is translated from the coding sequence ATACTTCTCAGCTTGACCAGAGTGCTGCTGCCCATCTCCTATTTGGTTCTTTGGGCCAGTTATCTTTGGGATTTTTGCCGCAATGAACCTGTGCCGCTGAGATGGCGCCGCGGCTTGAGCGGCGCGACCATTCTTATTCATTTGGCGGCGATTATAAACCGGACGATGGTTTACCACAGAATCCCGATGGGAACGCCGCTGGAGTTCTGCTCATTGCTGGCCCTTTCCATACTCGTCATCTATATCATTATCGAAGAGCGGCTGAAGGTTAGAGAAACCGGAATCCTCATTTTGGGTCTCGCCTTTCTCCTGGAGTTTATTTCCAGCGCCTTCATGTACGGCCAAAGCCCGATCAACCCCCTTCTTCGCAAACCCGGTTTTGTCGGGCATGTCATCCTGGTTCTGCTTTCATACACGGCCCTCTGCATTGGTTTTCTCTATGCGGTCCTCTATCTTGTACAAGCCCGGCAGCTCGCCTCACGCAATTTCGGATTGCTCTTCCGGCGGCTGCCGCCGCTGGAGAAGCTCGAGCGAATGAGCATGGGAGCCTACAAACTGGGTGTGCCCCTCCTGTTCGGCTCCTTGATTCTCGGGTATCTCTGGATGCATTCCATCTCAGGCCAGGTTGATAAAGAGACGGCATCTACTATCTCCGCCATGGATCCAAAAATAATCGGATCATGGCTTGTGTTCATCTGCTATTCAGTCTGTCTTATCGGCTACCAATTCCTGGGCTGGCGGGGCCGGCGGATGAACATCTTCACCATCGCCGCTTTCCTCATCATGGTTTTCGTTATCGCCCTGATCCATCACTTCTTTCCAAGCTTTCACAATTTCAGGTTCCGGGGGTAG
- a CDS encoding MarR family transcriptional regulator: MPLQFLAPLHKAGRKITRHLENHLKRSGLSSGEAHILIYLRECGPCTVGVLQIISGCKRSTLTSTLDRLSSKSFVVRKAHPGDRRAVLVHITSRGRTQAAQISRHMEALETAIRNRVRVKEIEGFNQVLAAITAVTQIDN; this comes from the coding sequence ATGCCCTTGCAATTTCTAGCACCCCTTCATAAGGCCGGCCGGAAGATCACCCGTCATCTTGAAAACCACCTCAAGCGATCAGGCCTATCATCCGGTGAAGCCCATATCCTGATCTACTTACGGGAATGCGGACCCTGCACGGTGGGCGTCCTGCAGATCATATCCGGCTGCAAGCGCTCCACCTTGACCAGCACCCTCGACCGGTTGAGCTCAAAGAGTTTTGTGGTCCGGAAGGCCCACCCCGGTGACCGGCGGGCTGTGCTTGTACACATCACATCGCGGGGCCGGACTCAGGCGGCGCAGATCAGCAGACACATGGAAGCTCTCGAAACCGCCATTCGGAATCGCGTCCGGGTCAAAGAGATCGAAGGCTTTAACCAAGTCCTGGCCGCCATCACAGCGGTGACTCAGATAGACAATTAA